The Drosophila sechellia strain sech25 chromosome 2R, ASM438219v1, whole genome shotgun sequence nucleotide sequence GGTAAATTAAGGTGAGCTGCGCTTACCTCTCTCTGTGTCGGTAGacagagagcgagagagcagACCAAACAAGATTCCATCACGCACATaccagcaaaaacaacaacatgaCCAGGTATGAGTTTGCCAATAGGCCTTGCGGTAGTTGGCAACTCGGCGGAGAGAGTGAGACACAGAGAGCTCAAGGGAGAGAGTTACACAAACTCTGCCAATAAAGCTTGGCTTAAAGCAAAGAGCTAGTCTATTAGTTTCCCACGCTGCGCAAGACAGTTACGCTCAGTGAGCATGACCCGCGCATTtcctctctctcgctctctctctttctcttgcTCCCTCTCGCATAGAAGTTACCTGTGCTGCTCCACCAACACATTCGTCCTCcaccacacatacacacacctGCACACTGTTTGCTctgctcttcttcttccttcTCCTCTTCATCGCTTGCTCAATTACCAACGGAGAACGGTAAATGCCCACGTAGAATAGACTGCTTACCTGGTTACCTTACCTTTTGGCCAGAATCATCATTTCCAGCTAGTGACCATTATTTGGTAAGTATACTTAGTAGTAAATTTCACTGTTTTAGAAGCGGGTGAAATACACAGATCCAAAGCAACAGGCGACGGCGACTAACTGGCTGACAACCGAGCAACGTAAACGCGTTTTGGTCAAAACGAATAAGAGcgcgagcgagagagagagtgggAAAAGCATCGGGAGCGCACAGGTAAGGTGTTGGTATGCGTGGGCCGCTTATTTGAGGAGCAACCGTGTCACGACCCCCAACTACTTGCACTTATCGATATCAGAATGTAAAATCCCCTTTTAAAGGTGCAACATAAATACTTTactaaaataaaagttaacttccttaaaaaaacaatattaatGTTTGAATTCTTAATtacctgtttttttttaaacatataTACCAATCACTACTAAATTTTTTTGATCTGAAAGATACCCTTTAATGCGCTAGTGGGAGTGCGAACGAAAAtatactctacgagtaacggatATATGTACCTAATTCGACAGAGtgtttcccgactatcagatacccatcTTTAAAAAGTGCTAAGCCCAATCATAAAAACACGACATAGCCGAGCAGTTTACCTTACCGGGCCCAAGAAGTAGTCAAATTTTCTGCAGAGGAGAAGACACATTTAATagggagttttttttttggaatatagcacaatataaacatataaaatgaCATACTGATAGGGACAAAGAGCGaagataaaaaataaaatcatccTCACAAGATGATCTCGTTTTTGAAGCTGCGACTGAGCTCCTTGTGCGGCAGTACGATGCTGTTCAGCAGGATTTTCTCGGCGGGCACCTGCACGAAACAGCCTAAAATAGAAATTAGGGTTGAAGAATGTCAACATTGATTCAAAACACCTACCCAGTATGGTGATCGAGGGGTTTAGCTTGCCCTCGTTGTTGAATAGCGGTGGGTTCTCCATTTTGGCAAAGGGTTTGTTGGGATCGGGATCACTGGGTGTGCCCTCGACTCGAGCCCAAGCTCCAATGGTGGAGCCCCTGCCCACGATCGAGTGCAGCACGAGCGTATGGTCCAGAATCTGTGCCTGCTCCAAAACAATCGATTCGCGAATGCGCACACCTGGTCCAATTGTCACTCCAGGTCCAATCGCCACATTGGGTCCCAGCTGGAACAGGACCTTTTTGTTAGaagcactcaaaaaaaaaaaagtttaatcTAGACCAACCACTGCGCTGTGATGGACAGTGGCACTGGGATGCACATAGACGTCGGGATGCACTGTGCAGATCAAGCTGCCATCGCCTTCTCCGCGTTTGGTCCCCACATTGGCCAATCTCTCGGGATGCGTTTTCTTGTACAGGCCTAGGTAATGACGATTGGCGTAGATTGCTGATCCAGCAGTCTTCAGCTGGGACCACCAGTTGGGCACTGGCATGGCAAAGAGTTTATCGGTTCCAGCCAGGGGCGTAAGCACCTCCTGTTCCCACTTGATGTGCCCCTGCTCTcgtccatttccatttccgttgCCATTGCAAAATGCCTGGCAGCTGTACTCCTGACCTCTCGAGTGAAAAATCTGTGCCAACACTGTGAATATATCCATGGAACAGACATACACCCCACAGTTGATAAAGGTGGACACATAGGAGCTGGGCTTTTCTACATAATGCGAAACAGCTCCGCTACTCCGATCGAAAACCAGACAACCGTAGTGCAAGGATTGCTGACGTGTCGCCTCCGTGGACATGATAGTAACTAGAGCACTCGCCGGGCGCTTCTCGTGAAAGTCGCACAGTTCCTGAAGCGGAAAATCAGCGCAGACATCTCCGTTCAATACGAAGAAGGCTCTGGGATTACCAGCTCTAATCTGATCCCGGAAATGGTACATTCCGCCAGCAGTGCCCAGGGCAGTGAACTCCTGAAGGTACCTATTATAAGGGGTGTGTCAATTCAGAGTTTAAGATTCTTTCAAATCCCCTCTTCACACctgatgttgatgttgctgctgctgtacaGGGCCTGCATGTCGCCCACGAATCCCTCCATTTGGGTCTGCGGATAGTAGCCGATGATCAGGATCTCCCGGATATCGGGCAGCTGGGCGCAGGCCTCGATATGATGGGCGATTAGAGGTCGACCCGCCAGTGGAAAGAGCGGCTTGGGCGTGTCCAGCGAAAGGGGGCGAAAGCGGGTGCCCTTCTGGGGACCGCCGATCAGGATAACGGCCTTTAGCATGGTGTGCGTGCAGCGGTAAGATGACTAATGACGATCGATCAACTTGTGGCCAGGTTCTCAGAAAGATATCTTTTATGTTTACGTTGCCAGCTAGAAAATACCGTTCCACAACAGCTGATTGCGCTAACAGCCCTTGGAATAGCTGATAACAGACTTTACAGCACGCTGAACTTTTTGTTATCTGGTACATTTATACAAGGTATTCTTTAAAACAGCAAGACcaaatttaaaaacatatgGCTTAACAAAACTCATTGAAAATTGATGGAACAGTTAACACAGCTAATCttatttcaaaatttaatatctaatttgttttgatttaaaaattCTCGGTACCGCTTTATTATTGCGTGGCAGTGTTAATCCAGTTTCTTATCTACCGGAAAAAAATGTATTCTGGTAACTGATAAATAAAGAACCAATATGGTCATGCCATTTTAGACAATTAGACTTCTTACAAATATACCAATAAGAGTTGTAAGAATGAACACCACTTCAGTGGCTAAACATATATTTAACTTAGCGAATGCGCACTGTATCTATGCTGGAAGACTGTTACCTGACATAGCTGGAAATACCTTTCGATGGAAAACCTCCAGATATCAGGCTTCCAGTATTTGATGTGGaacaatttgattttaatctaTTTATACAACGAAAACCATTTAATAAATGTCTTTAAATACACGATAAGAACAAAAGCGAAGCACTGAATCTATGGATAGTTGTTTACAGGGTGTAAAGCAATACTCTGGCGGTTGCAGAAATACGAAACAGTGTCCTCGAGCACAATTCGAGGAATTAGCGCACCAGATCCTCCGGATTGAACATGCCGCGGGCGCGACGCAAAATGGAGTCCTTGCTGGCGTCGTACGGATGATCCTTGGAGGGAATCTCCAAAACAGCGGGCACGGGCGACGTATGGGCATCGATCACATGACGAATGAGCTCGGCGCAGTTCTGGTTGATCAGAATGATGTCGATATCGTCCCGTTTAAGGAAACGCTTGAAGCAGTCCTCCAGTTCGCTGACGGCCGTATTTTTGTCGACCACCATGAAGTTGGGATGGCGATTCTTGTTGATCTCGCCCACTCCGCCGAGCAGAAAGCCCACGCAGGTGTCCTCGTCGCCGATAACGCTGATCAGTTTTCCCTTAATTGCCGAGTGCAGAGCCATTTCGATTggttttttctaatttttcttACGAGCGATGTGGACAGCGAAATTAAAACCTGACTCTGGAAAATGTACGGGTCAGCTGGTTTCTATCACATGACACAGTTGCGGTTTACAGCACTGGAAGGCGCTTAACAGCACcgtatttggtatttttaatAGGTGTCTTAGTACTGCAGCGTAACGGTCTCTTCTGGAGGTGTGACCGTAAGGCACAGTGTTCTTTGTGCTTtttaaacaaatgaaaatacttataataaatttattatttaatgtttttttatttgctaaTCGAGCGTAGTTATGTTAATAGTTTTAAATGTGTTTTAAATTCCAGGCATTACGACgagtttttaaataaatatctataaatCCCGCTCTTTTTGATAAgggtaaaaatattaacaggAAAATCATACTCATAGCTGATAAGCTTCTCTTAAAATTCAcgacgcacagcagctcactTTCAGTGTGTTTAAAGATTTTCACTGGAAATGTGCAGAGCATGGCTTGTTTTATTCGCTTGGATGCTGACGGTGGTTCCAGGATCGGCCCGACTTTTGGAGGAGGATTGCGGAGTTGCGGTGCAGGTAATACCGAAGATTGTAGGTGGAGTGGATGCGGGGGAATTGAAGAATCCGTGGATGGCCCTCATAAAAACCGAAGACAAATTCATCTGCGGAGGATCGCTGATTAATACCAAATTCGTCTTGACGGCCGCACATTGCATCTGCTACGATAGTGATTACACTCAGCTGTAAGCACCTTAAATagataaataatataatattactGAATGATTAAATATGATTTGCAGCACGGTTACATTGGGTGTGTACCATCTCCTGGCGACGAGTGAAAGCGACCATTCCCACGAGACATACAACGTGGAGAGGGTCTACTTGCTCGATTCCTTCGAGATAAAAACCCACAGCAATGACATAGCGCTGCTCAGGTTGCAAAGAAGCGTCGTTTACAAGCCACAAATCAAACCGATATGCATTTTATTGAACGTCCAACACAAGCCGCAAACGGATGCCATCCAGCAGTTCACTGCAGTCGGCTGGGGCAAAACGGACAGCGGGGAAAGCAGTAACAAGCTTCAAATGGTCCAGATCGACAAAATAGACAGGCAAACATGTAAGACATCGTATTGGTACGATTCGGACGACACAAAGTTCTGTGCCGGCACCTCGGACGGCAAGGATACCTGCGCAGGCGACTCCGGTGGACCCTTGTACACACAGATGTGGTTCGATGACATCAAGCGAGTAACACAGTTGGGAATCGTCAGCTCTGGCAGCGCACATTGCAGAGATTTCGGCGTTTACACCAACGTAATGGCCCATATTGACTTTATCGAGCGAGTTGTCCTGGATGCGGACATTGAGGTGGTGCTACCCCATATTGACCTACTGGATGCTGGATGTCTGGGCGACGGCACGTTGCACAGCTGGTATAGAAATGGTCCCGATGCGATCAGGTCCTTCGAATGGTTGGCTGAGGTCTACATGGACTCCTTTATGATCTCATACGGCGCACTTATTTCGAAAAGTTGGCATCTTTCCTATCCTCTTTCGAAAAGATTACTAATGTGTTTTCCTTGCAGCTTTCGTGGTGACAACGGCACAGTTGATCCCCGAAAGTACGGGATTGTAAGTACTTTGATCCTTCAGGAGGAGAAGGATGATAAGTAATGTCAGTTCAattgtatgtacatacttCTAGAAAGGCTCAACTGGGACAAGGTGACGAGCACACCTACGCTGTCGCAACTGTCCACAAGCATCCCGAATTCGTTAGCCGGGGCCAAAACGACATAGCTCtgcttaaactgggccaggaAGTGCAGTACTCGGGTGAGTGTCTTCCAAAGGCCATACGATAAGCTTCATAATCATAATCTGTATATTTTATGCGGCTAGAATCGATTCGACCGATCTGCCTGCCCTCGCCAAGCAACGAAGCGGAGCAGCAGAAGTTCGAAAAGCGTGCTGCTGATCCCGGCCAGAATCTCATCGCCATTGGCTGGGGTACGCGGACTAACGTGGCGGTGCGGCGGGCAAATGCCAGTGAGTGCTACCAGGAGGATCACCAGGAGATCGTAGAGCAACAGTTGTGCATTGAAAGCCCTGCTCCTCATCTCCTGCGCGTGGGCAGTGGCAGTCCCTTGGTAAACCCTCTAACCCACGGAAACCGGAAGGTATTCAGCCTGGTAGGACTGGCGAGCTTCGGCAGGATCGAGCCTTTCGCTCCAAATGTCTACACCAATGTACTCGAACACTTGGAATGGATCGGGAAATTGGTTAAGGCGTAGAGAATCTTTCGAATAGTTTTCCATTACATATTTACGTCGAAATATATTGAGTCCTGCGATATGAAAACAATTCTATTTGATAAAGTTAACCGTAACATCAGAAACTTCATATATTGTTAACTCAATTTATATTCCATTTCACAAAAAACTTTATAAGCTGCAATAACAAAAAGTGTAAAcaaaattacttaaatattCAGAAATACTATTTTGGTAGTagtaattattaaattaaaaaaataatatcaaaaacttcatttattgcaatttcttttaaaattccatttaataaaaattgcaaatttttttgcaaaatgatttatatttaaatttgctgTTTTAGTATTTTCCAGCATTCACAGTCGGTCACACTGAAATTCAAGCAAGAAGCAGCACGCGCCGCAGAAATTTGCCAATAATTTTCGTCCTCGCAAGCGTCGCAAGAGGAGGCGTCGTGTGATGGAAATGGCAACGGGAGCAGTATCTGGAGCAGCCGCAGCGGGTGCTGGAGCGTCAGTGGAGCAGCTGGTAGCCCAGACACTGCAGGCGGCCACAAATCCGAGCCATGAGATTGTCCAGAAGGCGGAGGCGCAGCTGCGCGAGTGGGAGCAGCAGCCTGGCTTCTTTCCCACGATTGCACGTCTGAGTATGCGACGAGGTGGCGGCGGCGACGTGGTGTCCAGTACGGAGGACTCCGAGGTGAAGGTGCGCTGGATGGCGGCTGTCTACCTAAAGAATGGCGTGGAGCGCTATTGGCGGCCCAATTCGCGGCAGGAGCTGCCCGCGGAGCAAAAGCAGCAGATTCGGGAAGTACTTCTGCGTCACTACGACGCAGAGGAGGTGCCTCAGGTAGCCCTGCAGATAGCTGTGCTCCTGGGTCGTCTGGCTCGTACGGATTACCCGCGATTTTGGCCGGATCTGCTGCCGACACTCATGAAGCAGCTGCAGTCCTGCAGTACGGACGGCGATTCGGCCCTGCAGCAGCGAATTCTTATTGTCCTACACTATGTCCTCAAGGCCCTGGCCTCACGGCGACTGATGGCCGAGCAGCGGGCCTTCCAGGAGCTGGGCTTGCAGATATTTGGATATCTGGCGTGGGACATTTGGGCACCACTTACGACGCGCTTTTTGCAACTCGTCCGAAAGGACGAGGCCATGGCCCTCAATGCTCTTCAACGTGCATATGTGGTGATGAGATCCCTGCGCAAGCTGGTGGTCTACGGCTGTGCCAAGCCGTACAAGTCCACGGATCACATGAACTTTGTGGAGCAGCTTTTCCAGCGGTTGCGACAGTGCCTCGAACTGCGCTATGAACTGAAAGTGGGATCGGCCACGCCTGGCACTGCCACGATACTCACCGAATTAGAGCGCTTTGTGATTAAGATGATGAAGACCCTCAATGAACTGATGGAGCGGCATTCTGTGTCCTTTGCGAGATTCGTCCCAGTGGCCCTGGAGTTCAGCTTCCACTATGTGTTCCACGAGGGTACCGCCCTCATTTTTGACGCCGGCGATCGTATTAACTTTAAAAACTTTGCCATACAGGCGCTGAACATGCTGAAAGGAATCATGCAGAGCGGTAACGATAGCATCAGTGCACCGCCAGAAGGTGGAGCTTCCATAGAGGATGAGCTGTTAGCCAGCGCTGCTCAAAGCCACGCCAAGTTCTTCACAGCGGAGCGAGTGAGCTACATCTGTGAGAAGATCGTGACGCACTATTTTCTGCTCACTGaacaggagctggaggagtgGCAGCAGGATCCAGAGGGCTATGACCAGGACGACGGTGGTGGTGATGCTTGGAAGTACGCCTTAAGGCCCAGCGTGGAGACCCTTTATTTCACCTGTTTTACTCAGCACTCGCAAGTGATGATTCAGGAGGTGCTCCGTTTCGTAAGACGTgcccagcagctgcagctgacCCCGGAATCTGACCTGAAGGCCATTCTGCTGAAAGACGCCATTTACAATGCCGTAGGCCAGGCAGCCTTTCATTTCTTTAACAAGCTGGACTTTGGTGCATGGCTGACATCGCAATTGCTTGCGGAGCTGCGCGTGGAAGCTCCCAACTTCCGGATCCTACGGCGTCGCATCATCTGGATGGTAGGCCATTGGGTTGGCGTCCAGCTGCCCAGAGAGCTGCGACCGCTGGCTTACGAAGCCTGCCTGCATCTCCTCCGGCCGCAAGAGGACATGCCCACAAGGCTGGCCGCTGCCAGGACGTTAAATCTGTTGATCGACGATTTTGAGTTCATGCCGGAAGCGTTCCACCCGTATTTTCCACCCCTCTTTGAGGCCCTCTTCTTGCTGCTCCATGAAGCCGGTGAGTGCGACACCAAGATCGTGGTGCTGGGTACGATGACGCTACTTGTGGAGAAGATGAGCGAGTACATCGAGCCGCAGGCATTGCAGTTCATCGCGTATTTACCCCTCCTGTGGCGCGAGAGCGAGGAACACGACCTTCTGCGCTGCGCCATCATTGGCACCCTGGAGCAGCTGGTTCGAACGATAAGGGATGTCCCAGAGCCCATGAAGCCCTTCCTCTACAGCGTGATCGAGCTGAGCACGGATCTTCAGGTAAGTGATCTTTTATGTTTAATTCAATATgctatacattttttttgttaaatcaGTTTTGAGTCCAGCGGGTAATACTCAGTATCCAGTTCGTAAAACTTGGAACGTCTGTGTAGACTCCTGGCCCTCGACACACGTTGTGACCATAGCTGACAATACCTAGCTGAACGGTGCGGGTTATGCGGCCATTTGACATTTTACTCGACAGCGGACCACCTGAGTCACCGCTACAGGTGTCCGCCCGCCACTGTCCAGCGCAGAATTGACCGTATGAAAGCGAAGTGCGCAGGGATCGCTCACAGTCGCTTTGGTCAAGCCTGATCAGATTCACTGTTTGCAGAACTGTGGCGGTGTTGAATAGATCAGTCTTACCCCATCCAGCGGCCTTGTAGGTGGAAATATAGGGTACTTCGTCTGGAACCCGGAACAGACAAATTGGTCGAATGAACACTACAAAAAAGAataatagtcagggaactATAAAAACTAATGGGTACATATGGTGGCATCTAACATTTGTAAACGACGCTTCCATTTAGTTTAAGCAATCCTATGTCGTTCCGACCGTTTTGTCCTTCATCAAAGAATTTATGGATGTAGACGTTCACTACGCTGTACTCCTCATACGTTGGAATACAGAACTCAGATGTACAATCGATGCGTGTAGATGTGTCGTATTCCCCAAGGCGAACCGTTCTGTGTTAGAATTAAGTTagtttgaaaattaaatacgaTTTTATACTTTATACTAACAACAAATGGAAGTTGTGCAGGCAGTGCGCTGCGGTGAGTACAAACCCTAGGAAAATCATTGTTAAATACAATGCACAAAATTTCGAAGGTACAAACTTTTTGTGATCAATGTGCCTGCACAAACTAAAGACGAGTTTTTGTGCAAGTAGGCCATCCAGGGATTAGATCCTATATCTGCAGTTCTACCTCCAACGATTCTATATTTGGGCGGCAGATCGATGGTAGTTCCACAATCGGGATCAATAAACTGGGCTCTTAGCTTCGGTGTCAGAAAAACCAGAAAGGCGAAACTAGCAATCGACAGCGATTTGAGGTCAACACTCGCTGtactgattatttttaatggtTTAGCATTCTTTCTTTCACAATAATCTTATCtgtaacaaataatacaattaataaCATAATATCACATATAAGCAAAACAAgctaaaatatataattttatgaaaCCGTAATGAATTACTATACCCGACCTCTTTTCTGACAGCAACCCTCGCACGTCTACCTCATCGAAGATGGTATCATGCTCTGGCTGGCGGTGATTGGGAACTCGACTGCGCTGACGCCCGAGCTACTTGGTCTgtgcgaccaccttctgcctATCATCGAGATGTCATCGGAAAATCTACGCACCGTGCTGCAGCTGATTCACGCCTATATACTGCTGGACGCTCAGGCTTATCTGAGTCGCTACGGCGAGGGTTTCGTGGCCTACTGCGTGCGCTCTTTTGAGGACCTACGTGTGGAGGGAATAATTGCCATGCTGCGGATCTTCGAGACATGCCTGAAAACGGACGCGGCGATAGGACTGCGGCTGGTGCGCCCAGCACTGCCCTTTGTCTTCCAGCAGGTGTGCCTTAAGCAGGAGTATCCCATGACAATGGGATGGTATCTGACCATCGTGGCCCGCACCCTGCTCATTGACCAGTCTGTTTTCATGTCGGTGGTGCAGCAATTGCCACAAGCGGATGCTTTAGCCCGCATCCTGGACGTTTGGATCGAGATGTTCCCAATGGTTCCCGACACGCACGCGGAGAAGCGAAAGCTCTTCTGCCTGGCCTTCGCCTCGATCTTTGGAAGCAATGAGCTGCTGCTTGCTCGCCTGCCACATATCCTGCAGCTGGTGGACGAAACGTTGGGCGAGGTGATGGACAAGCAGTACGCCGCCACCGAGGAGGGTGCGTCAAAGGCCACGCCTCGCTTCTATGATTCATTGGTCATTCATGACGAACACGAGCTGGAcgatctgcagcagcagctgggcggtggcggcggcgtcATCGAGGAATTTCACACCAAGGGCTACCCGGCCAAGACCTATCACGACGACCGACACCGGCAGTTGGTGCTCAAAGATCCCGTTTACAAGATCCCCCTTACCGAGTATCTCAAGTGGCAGCTGCAGTCGCTGCAGGCGCAGCTGGGATCCCAGAGATACGAGCAGGTAATGTGCTCCGTGGTTCCCGAGGTACTGGAAAGGATTACCATGTACATAGAGCAGACTGTGCCCAAGGCCTGTGTGGTGTGCGCGGGCTCCGGCTCCGGAACGGGGGCGCCAGCGGACAGGACGCTCTCCGAACAGGTGGAGTCCGGCTGATTCCGGACTGCTGTGCTTTAAAAGCTTTCTACGCTAAGTTATTAACGTATTTTGTAttgaaattatatatttttaattgttaaaAACTATGTTCTAAGCGTTAATCCACCGCCGGTCTGCGCTCCATTTTGCCTCTGAGCAGCGCACATATCGTTTCCTCCTTCTGCTGTAACTTATGACGCAACTTGTCCATTTCTTCTGCATTCCGGGCATGCAATCCGCGCAATTGTGACTCCTTGTGCTGGACAAGTACTTCCAGGCGGCGTACCGCCTCGTAGGTATCGCGCACCTCAGCCTGCCCTGCCTCCAGCTTTTGGGCCCACTGCAGCGCCATTCTCAGACGAGCCTTTAGCCGATCTCTGCTGTGCTTGGCTTTCTCCGTGCTGCGGACCAGTGAAGCTGCCCGTGCGGTGGTGGCTTGCAGCTGTTCCTGGAGGGCAGTTCGCTCTCTCGCATGCTCCTGCCGCAATTGCTCCAGCAGGGCTTTGCACTGATGCAGTGCATCGGATTCGGAGGGAAGAGGAGGAGCAACCGCAGCGGGCGCAGCCGATGAGGCACTTTTGAGCGCGGCTAGTTCGGATTTAGTTCGCGCATAGGCCGCCTGCAGGTGGTCCATGTCCAGGAGCAGCGTCTGCATGCGCTGTTCGTAGCAGTGCATCACCTCCACCAGCTTCTCCTTGGCCAAGTCCGTCTTGCGAGTTTGCGCCTCCGCTTTGGAGCGGCATACTCCTAGTTGGGCCTGCAGACACACTCGCTCCTCTCGCCAGCCGCCGAGGTCACGACGCAGTTGCTCCTGGGACTGCAGCTGTTGGGAATTACATTTAGGTGTGGTGAATTTGGATTGGATTTTCAACTCCTTACCAGCTTTGTGTTCTCCTCCAGAGCTCGCTTTAGTTCCCCGGTGAAGTGCTCGAACTCAGTTTTATATTGAGCCAAAAGAGCGTCCTTATCCCTTAGAGATTCATCGTAGGCCTGCAGGAGTGGTCCCAACGTGTGAGTGGGCAGTGGCGGATACGGAGCGGATGAGGAGCTAACTTTCGCTGATCCTCCACATGTAGGAGCACCCTCACCGAGACGCCGTTGATCCTGGTAACTCTCAATTTGCACGTTCAGCCTGAAAACGAGCGTCTTGAGCATGTCCACGTCGCCGGCTAATGTTCGATTCTGGCCAAGAACGGTGTCCAGACGATGGCCGAGCTGTTGACAGCGGGTGCAATTGGCAACCTGCTGCTCCGCCTCCGAAAGACGCTGCTCCAGCTGGCCGCTGTCCTTGCGTAGTTGGTCATTCTCCTTGGCGAATTGGTCATTGTAACGATGCAGGGTGGCTAATCGCTGCACAAGTTGCTCCAACTGCTGGTCCTTGGCTTGCAACTGTTTCATTTACATAGTTTCAGGAGGGTTATTTGGGGATTTATGGAGCAATCCTGTGAGCTTACCAGCGAGTTAAAAGAGCGATCCTTTTTGCGATCTTTGTGGACAACACCCAAGTTATCCTGTCGCTTTACTTCCACTTCCACGCTTCGTGAGCGGCGATTAAAATTGCCCGACAGAGTTTGAAGAACCTTTCGATTCTTTTTAGGATT carries:
- the LOC6609312 gene encoding mannose-1-phosphate guanyltransferase alpha gives rise to the protein MLKAVILIGGPQKGTRFRPLSLDTPKPLFPLAGRPLIAHHIEACAQLPDIREILIIGYYPQTQMEGFVGDMQALYSSSNINIRYLQEFTALGTAGGMYHFRDQIRAGNPRAFFVLNGDVCADFPLQELCDFHEKRPASALVTIMSTEATRQQSLHYGCLVFDRSSGAVSHYVEKPSSYVSTFINCGVYVCSMDIFTVLAQIFHSRGQEYSCQAFCNGNGNGNGREQGHIKWEQEVLTPLAGTDKLFAMPVPNWWSQLKTAGSAIYANRHYLGLYKKTHPERLANVGTKRGEGDGSLICTVHPDVYVHPSATVHHSAVLGPNVAIGPGVTIGPGVRIRESIVLEQAQILDHTLVLHSIVGRGSTIGAWARVEGTPSDPDPNKPFAKMENPPLFNNEGKLNPSITILGCFVQVPAEKILLNSIVLPHKELSRSFKNEIIL
- the LOC6609313 gene encoding V-type proton ATPase subunit F 1; this translates as MALHSAIKGKLISVIGDEDTCVGFLLGGVGEINKNRHPNFMVVDKNTAVSELEDCFKRFLKRDDIDIILINQNCAELIRHVIDAHTSPVPAVLEIPSKDHPYDASKDSILRRARGMFNPEDLVR
- the LOC6609314 gene encoding serine protease 53; translated protein: MCRAWLVLFAWMLTVVPGSARLLEEDCGVAVQVIPKIVGGVDAGELKNPWMALIKTEDKFICGGSLINTKFVLTAAHCICYDSDYTQLTVTLGVYHLLATSESDHSHETYNVERVYLLDSFEIKTHSNDIALLRLQRSVVYKPQIKPICILLNVQHKPQTDAIQQFTAVGWGKTDSGESSNKLQMVQIDKIDRQTCKTSYWYDSDDTKFCAGTSDGKDTCAGDSGGPLYTQMWFDDIKRVTQLGIVSSGSAHCRDFGVYTNVMAHIDFIERVVLDADIEVVLPHIDLLDAGCLGDGTLHSWYRNGPDAIRSFEWLAEVYMDSFMISYGALISKTFVVTTAQLIPESTGLKAQLGQGDEHTYAVATVHKHPEFVSRGQNDIALLKLGQEVQYSESIRPICLPSPSNEAEQQKFEKRAADPGQNLIAIGWGTRTNVAVRRANASECYQEDHQEIVEQQLCIESPAPHLLRVGSGSPLVNPLTHGNRKVFSLVGLASFGRIEPFAPNVYTNVLEHLEWIGKLVKA
- the LOC6609315 gene encoding importin-11 isoform X2, with product MEMATGAVSGAAAAGAGASVEQLVAQTLQAATNPSHEIVQKAEAQLREWEQQPGFFPTIARLSMRRGGGGDVVSSTEDSEVKVRWMAAVYLKNGVERYWRPNSRQELPAEQKQQIREVLLRHYDAEEVPQVALQIAVLLGRLARTDYPRFWPDLLPTLMKQLQSCSTDGDSALQQRILIVLHYVLKALASRRLMAEQRAFQELGLQIFGYLAWDIWAPLTTRFLQLVRKDEAMALNALQRAYVVMRSLRKLVVYGCAKPYKSTDHMNFVEQLFQRLRQCLELRYELKVGSATPGTATILTELERFVIKMMKTLNELMERHSVSFARFVPVALEFSFHYVFHEGTALIFDAGDRINFKNFAIQALNMLKGIMQSGNDSISAPPEGGASIEDELLASAAQSHAKFFTAERVSYICEKIVTHYFLLTEQELEEWQQDPEGYDQDDGGGDAWKYALRPSVETLYFTCFTQHSQVMIQEVLRFVRRAQQLQLTPESDLKAILLKDAIYNAVGQAAFHFFNKLDFGAWLTSQLLAELRVEAPNFRILRRRIIWMVGHWVGVQLPRELRPLAYEACLHLLRPQEDMPTRLAAARTLNLLIDDFEFMPEAFHPYFPPLFEALFLLLHEAGECDTKIVVLGTMTLLVEKMSEYIEPQALQFIAYLPLLWRESEEHDLLRCAIIGTLEQLVRTIRDVPEPMKPFLYSVIELSTDLQF
- the LOC6609315 gene encoding importin-11 isoform X1; translated protein: MEMATGAVSGAAAAGAGASVEQLVAQTLQAATNPSHEIVQKAEAQLREWEQQPGFFPTIARLSMRRGGGGDVVSSTEDSEVKVRWMAAVYLKNGVERYWRPNSRQELPAEQKQQIREVLLRHYDAEEVPQVALQIAVLLGRLARTDYPRFWPDLLPTLMKQLQSCSTDGDSALQQRILIVLHYVLKALASRRLMAEQRAFQELGLQIFGYLAWDIWAPLTTRFLQLVRKDEAMALNALQRAYVVMRSLRKLVVYGCAKPYKSTDHMNFVEQLFQRLRQCLELRYELKVGSATPGTATILTELERFVIKMMKTLNELMERHSVSFARFVPVALEFSFHYVFHEGTALIFDAGDRINFKNFAIQALNMLKGIMQSGNDSISAPPEGGASIEDELLASAAQSHAKFFTAERVSYICEKIVTHYFLLTEQELEEWQQDPEGYDQDDGGGDAWKYALRPSVETLYFTCFTQHSQVMIQEVLRFVRRAQQLQLTPESDLKAILLKDAIYNAVGQAAFHFFNKLDFGAWLTSQLLAELRVEAPNFRILRRRIIWMVGHWVGVQLPRELRPLAYEACLHLLRPQEDMPTRLAAARTLNLLIDDFEFMPEAFHPYFPPLFEALFLLLHEAGECDTKIVVLGTMTLLVEKMSEYIEPQALQFIAYLPLLWRESEEHDLLRCAIIGTLEQLVRTIRDVPEPMKPFLYSVIELSTDLQQPSHVYLIEDGIMLWLAVIGNSTALTPELLGLCDHLLPIIEMSSENLRTVLQLIHAYILLDAQAYLSRYGEGFVAYCVRSFEDLRVEGIIAMLRIFETCLKTDAAIGLRLVRPALPFVFQQVCLKQEYPMTMGWYLTIVARTLLIDQSVFMSVVQQLPQADALARILDVWIEMFPMVPDTHAEKRKLFCLAFASIFGSNELLLARLPHILQLVDETLGEVMDKQYAATEEGASKATPRFYDSLVIHDEHELDDLQQQLGGGGGVIEEFHTKGYPAKTYHDDRHRQLVLKDPVYKIPLTEYLKWQLQSLQAQLGSQRYEQVMCSVVPEVLERITMYIEQTVPKACVVCAGSGSGTGAPADRTLSEQVESG